The Methylopila sp. M107 genome contains the following window.
CCGCGACCGAGGTGCTGCTGCATTCGGTGCAGCTCGATATGACGCGCGGCGGCATTCACGCGATCCCCGCGCTCTGGTTCGCCTCGATGATCCCGAGCGCCGCGATACTGTCGCGGATCGCGGCCCTCGTGGCGCATGACGTCGGCGCGCTGATCGCGATCGCGATCGACGGCGAGCCGGCGCGCCTCGCCGAACTCGTTTCGACGGCGGAAGATAAGCGCGGCGTCAAGAGCATCGAGGCGCGGGTTGCGCGGCGGCTCGCGGCGTGGCGGCCGCTTGCGTGAGATGAACCGCAAGTGAACTTTATTATTAGTCTAAATTCAGATTTCGGCCGCTAAGGTCCCGCCCCTCCGGAGCAGCCCCCCGCCCGGAAAGGCGCCGGATCGAATACCCGCCCCTCTTCGATTCGGCTCTTCGGAGACGCACCCGGCCGTTGGGGGACGGCCGGGTCAATCGCTATCGGATTCGCCAAAGCCGGCTTCCGCCCCAGATGTTCATCCGGACGTGGCGATTGCAGAGGCTGTTCCCCGGTGGGGACGCCGGGCCGGGCGGCTTCCCGGGCGGGTCTGCGATCCAAACGCGCCGGAGGCCGCGTCCACAGGCGTGTTCGGAACTTGACCGGATGACGGGAGCGATGGCCCCGTCTCCTCAGGCGGCGGCGGCCGCCTTCACATGCGCACGAACCGCAGCGCCGTAATCGTCCATCAGCGTCTTGGTGACGTCGCCCGGCGTGAAGCGGTGCTGCGCGATCTCCGAGACCGGCGTCACTTCCGCGGCCGTGCCGCAGATGAAGCATTCCGTGAAGCCGTCGAGCTCCTCGGGAAGGATCGCGCGCTCCACCACCTCGATGCCGCGCGCCTTGGCGAGGCCGATGACGGTGCGGCGGGTGATGCCGTCGAGGAAGCAGTCCGGCGTCGGCGTGTGGATGACGCCGTCCTTCACGAAGAACACGTTGGCGCCGGTGCATTCGGCGACTTGGCCGCGCCAGTCGAGCATCAGCGCGTCGGCGTAGCCCTTCCGCTCGGCGGCGTGCTTGGACAGGGTGCAGATCATGTAGAGGCCGGTCGCCTTCGCCTTGGAGGGCGCGGTCTTCGGGTCGGGTCTGCGCCACTCCGCCATGTCGACGCGGATGCCTTTCAGCCGCTCGGCCGGGTCGAAATAGCTCGGCCACTGCCAGACCGCGATCGCGAGGTGGATCGTGTTCTGCTGCGCTGCGACGCCCATCATCTCGGAGCCGCGCCAGGCGATCGGGCGGACATAGGCGTCCTCGAAACCCTGGCGGGCGAGCGTCTCGACGCAGGCGCGATCGATCTCCTCGACGGAGAAGGGAATGTCGAAGCCGAGCAGCTTGCCCGAATCGATCAGGCGCTGGTTGTGCTCGCGCATCTTGAAGATCTGCCCGCCATAGGCGCGCTCGCCCTCGAACACGGCGCTCGCATAATGCAGGCCGTGCGTCAGGACGTGCACATTGGCGTCCGCCCACGGGACGAACTTGCCGTCGAACCAGATGACGCCGTCGCGGCGATCGAAGGGCTGTGCGTCGGCCATCTTCGGGCTCCTCAATGCATTTTCGGCCAGCCGGGCCTGCCGGCGGCTCTACGATCAATATGGCGCGGCCACGCCGGAAGGGCGATCGGACCGCGGGAAACTCATGCCGGGTCCGGTCCGTCCCACGCAAGCTTTTGCGTAAGCAAGCCTGACCCGTTATCGTCGCGGCGGCGTCGGAGAGAAGATCGTCGGAGCGGCGCGGGACGCAAGCCCAAAGGGCCAGCGAAGCGAGCGGCACTCTGGCGACAGGATCAAAATAAGTCAACATGGCTGACGTAATTTCGGCTGAGGCTCCCGTCGGGCGAAAGCCGGCCAACGCCGCGTCGCCGGCGGACAGGCCGGCCTTCGACGTGATCGAGCTGTTCTTCTTCGCCTATCGCGACTTCGTGCGCGATCCGGACGAGGCGCTCGCGGTCTATGATTTCGGCCGCGCGCATCACCGCGTGCTGCATTTCGTCGATCGGAATCCCGGACTGCGCGTCACCGAACTGCTCGACATTCTGAAGATCACCAAGCAGAGCCTCGGCCGCGTGCTCCGCGAGCTGATCGAGAAGGGCTTTATCGAGAGCCGGGAGGGAGCGTCCGACCGGCGCCAGCGTCTGCTCCACGTCACCGAGCGCGGCGACCGGCTGGCGCGCGAGCTCGCGCGGCTCCAGACGCGCCGCGTGTCTCACGCGCTCGGGCGGCTCGAACCGGCCGAGGCCGAAGCGGTGCGGCGGTTCTTCTTCGAGATCATCGACCCGGACGAGCGCGCCAAGGTCGCAGCGATCACGGGCGCGGCCGCGCCCGCGCCCCGGAGCTGACGCGCATGGCCGGCTCCAGTGACGCCCGCGGCGTGGCCGACGACGCCGCCCACCTGCTGGTCGTCGACGACGACGCCCGCATCCGCCAGCTGCTGCAGCGCTTCCTCACGCAGAACGGGTTCCGGATCACCGTCGCGGCCGACGCGGCGGAGGCCCGCCAGCGGCTCGACCAACTCGCTTTCGACCTGCTGATCCTCGACGTGATGATGCCGGGCGAAAGCGGCCTCGACCTCGCCCGGGCGGTGCGGGCGCGCTCGGCGGTGCCGATCCTGATGCTGACCGCCCGCTCCGAGACCGACGACCGCATTGCGGGGCTCGAGACCGGGGCCGACGACTATCTGTCGAAGCCGTTCGATCCGCGGGAGCTGCTGCTGCGCATTGGCGGCATTCTGCGCCGCGCGAGCCAGTCGACCGCGACCGCGTCCGATCCAGAGGTGCGGTTCGGCCCGTTCGCCTATCACCGCGGCCGGGGCGAGCTGAAGCGCGGCGACGAGGTCATCCGCCTGACGGACCGCGAGCGCGACCTGCTGGCGGCGCTCGCCGAGCGACCGGGACACACCGTGCCCCGCTCGGCGATCGCGGGCGACGACGCGGCGCCCGGCGACCGCGCGGTCGACGTCGTGGTGACGCGGCTGAGGCGCAAGATCGAGACCGATCCGGCGAACCCGATCCTGCTGCAGACCGTGCGCGGCTACGGCTACCGCCTGCTCGCGGACGAATGACGAGGTGCGCTCTACATGGCGCTTGTGTGTCCCCCTCCCCCTTGCGGGGAGGGGTTAGGGGTGGGGGTGGTTCAAGAGATGACGGCAAGGTCGAGCGTCGAGCGTGTCTTCAGCTCCGTCGCCTTGTCCGGCGCCACCCCCACCCCTAACCCCTCCCCTCAAGGGGGAGGGGAACGAGAGAGAGCGCCATGAGCCTGCAGCGCGGCTTTTCGGCGTTTCTCGAGCGGGTCATGCCGGCGGGCCTCTATGCCCGCTCGCTCATCATCATCATCGCGCCCGTGGTGCTGCTGCAGGGCGCCGTGGCGTTCCTG
Protein-coding sequences here:
- a CDS encoding branched-chain amino acid aminotransferase; the encoded protein is MADAQPFDRRDGVIWFDGKFVPWADANVHVLTHGLHYASAVFEGERAYGGQIFKMREHNQRLIDSGKLLGFDIPFSVEEIDRACVETLARQGFEDAYVRPIAWRGSEMMGVAAQQNTIHLAIAVWQWPSYFDPAERLKGIRVDMAEWRRPDPKTAPSKAKATGLYMICTLSKHAAERKGYADALMLDWRGQVAECTGANVFFVKDGVIHTPTPDCFLDGITRRTVIGLAKARGIEVVERAILPEELDGFTECFICGTAAEVTPVSEIAQHRFTPGDVTKTLMDDYGAAVRAHVKAAAAA
- a CDS encoding MarR family transcriptional regulator, with product MADVISAEAPVGRKPANAASPADRPAFDVIELFFFAYRDFVRDPDEALAVYDFGRAHHRVLHFVDRNPGLRVTELLDILKITKQSLGRVLRELIEKGFIESREGASDRRQRLLHVTERGDRLARELARLQTRRVSHALGRLEPAEAEAVRRFFFEIIDPDERAKVAAITGAAAPAPRS
- a CDS encoding response regulator transcription factor; protein product: MAGSSDARGVADDAAHLLVVDDDARIRQLLQRFLTQNGFRITVAADAAEARQRLDQLAFDLLILDVMMPGESGLDLARAVRARSAVPILMLTARSETDDRIAGLETGADDYLSKPFDPRELLLRIGGILRRASQSTATASDPEVRFGPFAYHRGRGELKRGDEVIRLTDRERDLLAALAERPGHTVPRSAIAGDDAAPGDRAVDVVVTRLRRKIETDPANPILLQTVRGYGYRLLADE